GAGCACGGCCTCGGTCGGGCGAAGGCGGCGGCCGCGGCGTCGTACAAGTCCGAGGTCGAGGTCGACCTGATGCGGGCGGTCAAGCGGGCGCTGGACCCCGACGGCCTGATGAACCCGGGCGCCCTGCTCCCGCCGCCCTAGGCTGGTGGGCATGAAGGCGCAGACCATCGGACGTGTCCTGCTCGGCTGGGCGATGGTCGGCGCGGGGGTGCTCCACCTGACCACCCAGCGCGAGGAGTTCCGCGCCCAGGTGCCGGGCTGGTTCCCGGTCGACGAGGACCTCACCGTCCTCGCGTCGGGGGTCGTCGAGATCGCGCTCGGCAGCGCCTTCGTCGCCCCGCCGCGACAGCGCCGCACCGTGGGCGCGCTGCTGGCGGCGTTCTTCGTGGCGATCTTCCCCGGCAACGTCGCGCAGTACG
This genomic stretch from Nocardioides renjunii harbors:
- a CDS encoding DoxX family protein, translating into MKAQTIGRVLLGWAMVGAGVLHLTTQREEFRAQVPGWFPVDEDLTVLASGVVEIALGSAFVAPPRQRRTVGALLAAFFVAIFPGNVAQYVEGTDAFGLDTDRARLVRLFFQPLLVLWALWAGGLLQRFARRR